In a single window of the Candidatus Poribacteria bacterium genome:
- a CDS encoding TonB-dependent receptor encodes MKPQFIIVLFAFITMPLSVLAQIGDIQGTVYQRSTGRVLIDADVHILETDQHQKTDENGVFQFTELPEGTYTFIVTHPAEAAPTKVSIDISSGDTTEVKIHLGVAFTLETVVVEGKRLPPTVSRTEIRGSELLRIPGSFNDTLKGLMTLPSIGIPNDYFGVLYIRGSEPGSNLYYLDRTPLGYPFHWGGLLSTISSETIETIDIYAGGYGAEFGLDSQAVLDIHTRNSIEERLDGKFNLNILYSEGLLEARIGDKGYVSVSGRRSYLDLIAGPVIEAQTGQKQQFPYFSDYQLKFAHSLGGNHHLTLNAFAATDHFKIVEEDSEFEEFEIEGETVPEDIERARASVLFKNGFDGQGIHLRSDFTEDLTSHLSLTRSFNFLTITLEAPVRERFSRNPDGEWVHSADYGHYDVKINVPVYTLREDISYQVTPKFQFEPGFLLSFSPANSFEDGRFPEYETRELEDPAELPEVLEYAQENEDSVTVARRSDGTHEITERTVEEIHDEFGHNFYRAEGYVQGRYDPLEFLSVALGVRFDYLNVTEQISIQPRGSVSFILPGGSNLRFAYGHYEQSPQPSHLLAENGNRALASSLTRHYIMELEHELSSRTELKLATYYKDAQRLVTPDEVSNYLNQGTAYVGGAEAFLRHRIPDKFFGWISYAYTHAERRETPNTVYQPYLFDNTHIVSVVANYNFTANFEIGAKWQYLSGTSEVPISSIVLIQDPVTRGLNPLLASADEQLSTELAPYHKLDLRVSYKWRLWGVHVGGFLDVLNVYNRKNEIRFIFEEATLDVQGQEVGIEREVFDAPQLPLIIYFGLTLEF; translated from the coding sequence ATGAAGCCACAATTCATTATAGTTCTGTTTGCGTTTATCACCATGCCACTCTCTGTCTTAGCCCAAATCGGCGATATTCAAGGAACCGTCTATCAGCGAAGCACAGGAAGAGTCCTTATAGACGCTGATGTCCATATCCTCGAAACCGACCAGCACCAAAAAACCGACGAAAATGGGGTCTTTCAGTTTACGGAACTGCCTGAAGGCACCTATACTTTCATAGTAACCCATCCCGCGGAAGCCGCGCCCACGAAAGTGTCGATAGACATCAGCAGTGGCGATACGACTGAGGTCAAAATACACCTCGGTGTTGCCTTTACGCTTGAAACAGTTGTTGTAGAAGGGAAACGCCTCCCACCGACGGTGAGTCGCACGGAAATCCGTGGGAGTGAACTCCTCCGTATCCCCGGCAGCTTCAATGACACCCTTAAAGGACTCATGACGCTTCCGAGTATCGGTATCCCAAATGATTACTTCGGGGTCCTCTATATCCGGGGCAGTGAACCGGGTTCAAACCTTTATTATCTCGATAGGACACCGCTCGGCTATCCGTTTCACTGGGGCGGTTTATTGTCAACCATCAGTTCAGAGACCATTGAAACGATTGACATCTACGCCGGCGGTTACGGTGCCGAATTCGGACTGGATTCGCAAGCTGTGCTTGACATCCATACACGGAACAGCATTGAGGAGCGGTTAGATGGGAAATTTAACTTGAATATTCTCTATTCCGAAGGACTCCTTGAAGCCAGAATCGGTGACAAGGGATATGTCTCTGTCTCTGGACGGCGCAGCTACTTAGATCTCATCGCTGGACCGGTTATTGAGGCGCAGACTGGACAGAAACAGCAGTTTCCCTATTTTTCGGATTATCAGCTTAAATTTGCTCACTCACTTGGGGGAAACCATCATCTCACCCTCAACGCCTTCGCTGCAACCGATCATTTTAAAATTGTGGAAGAAGACAGCGAATTTGAAGAATTTGAAATTGAAGGCGAAACAGTGCCCGAGGATATTGAAAGGGCACGCGCCTCTGTGCTTTTCAAAAACGGTTTTGATGGGCAAGGGATCCATCTTCGCTCGGACTTTACCGAAGACCTCACCTCACATTTATCGCTGACCCGTTCTTTCAATTTTCTCACCATTACCCTTGAAGCTCCAGTCAGGGAGCGATTTTCTCGGAACCCCGATGGGGAATGGGTGCATTCCGCTGACTATGGACACTACGATGTAAAGATTAACGTCCCGGTCTATACACTTCGCGAGGACATATCCTATCAGGTAACGCCAAAGTTTCAATTTGAACCGGGCTTTCTTCTCTCCTTTAGTCCCGCGAACAGTTTTGAGGATGGCAGGTTTCCAGAATACGAAACACGTGAGTTAGAGGACCCAGCGGAACTGCCGGAAGTCCTTGAGTATGCACAGGAAAATGAAGATTCCGTCACAGTAGCCAGACGGAGTGACGGCACTCATGAGATTACGGAGCGCACTGTTGAGGAGATACACGATGAATTTGGGCACAATTTTTATCGGGCGGAAGGATACGTGCAGGGACGATACGATCCACTTGAGTTCCTATCTGTAGCTCTTGGTGTTCGATTTGACTACCTGAATGTGACAGAGCAGATATCCATTCAACCGCGCGGAAGTGTAAGTTTCATACTGCCGGGCGGTTCCAATCTCCGCTTCGCGTATGGACATTATGAACAGAGCCCACAACCCTCTCACCTGTTAGCAGAAAACGGCAACCGGGCGTTGGCATCGAGTCTCACGCGGCACTATATCATGGAATTGGAACACGAACTCTCATCTCGGACCGAACTTAAACTTGCCACCTATTACAAGGATGCCCAGAGGTTGGTAACCCCCGATGAAGTCTCGAACTATCTCAATCAGGGGACGGCGTACGTTGGGGGTGCGGAGGCATTCTTACGGCATCGGATTCCGGATAAGTTCTTCGGTTGGATTTCGTATGCATATACGCATGCTGAACGCCGCGAGACTCCAAACACTGTCTATCAACCTTACCTCTTCGATAACACGCACATCGTTAGTGTGGTTGCTAACTATAACTTCACGGCGAATTTTGAGATCGGTGCGAAGTGGCAGTATCTCAGTGGCACCTCTGAAGTACCTATCAGTTCCATCGTTCTCATCCAAGACCCCGTCACACGTGGCTTGAATCCGCTTTTGGCGAGTGCCGACGAACAATTAAGCACCGAACTCGCACCCTATCATAAATTAGACCTTCGGGTGAGTTATAAATGGAGACTCTGGGGAGTGCATGTGGGTGGATTCCTCGATGTGCTGAATGTATACAACCGAAAAAATGAGATAAGGTTCATTTTTGAAGAGGCAACCCTCGACGTCCAAGGTCAGGAAGTTGGCATTGAGCGTGAAGTCTTTGATGCTCCGCAACTGCCGCTGATCATTTATTTCGGATTGACGCTTGAATTTTGA
- a CDS encoding DUF1501 domain-containing protein, translating to MSTIKKDPVLVVVQLSGGNDFMNTLIPYTSGIYHDSRPVVGIKTEDVLPSEVDDKLGWHPQAAPLKAMFDAGEVAVVQGIGYPDSNRSHFRAMDIWHTCEPLKIGDEGWVGRLVRELDPQSHNVLTGVSFGQGLPRACALSGIPVTSVGDLDNYGLMTSIGDEAHRTKALEIFKGMYSSTVGTGIVMDYLSQTGLDVIKGADELKKAPALYKSEVEYPQSSIAKSLRDVARVHLANLGTRVFYTQHGGYDNHANEVPTHPRLLTELTEAIQAFFTDLRAQNASEEIVMYVFTEFGRRIRDNASGTDHGTGGGAFIIGDKVKGGLYSEYPSLDPSRWVHGEDLEHTIDFRGIYGTLLEQWMGVDPTHIVGGNFEQIHPFSV from the coding sequence ATGAGTACGATCAAGAAAGACCCGGTTCTTGTCGTTGTGCAACTGTCAGGCGGCAACGACTTCATGAACACACTCATCCCCTACACAAGCGGGATTTATCACGATTCCCGTCCGGTTGTCGGCATTAAAACTGAAGACGTGCTACCGTCAGAGGTAGACGACAAGTTAGGCTGGCACCCGCAGGCTGCGCCACTGAAAGCGATGTTTGACGCTGGGGAGGTCGCCGTTGTGCAAGGAATCGGCTATCCCGATTCAAACCGTTCACATTTTCGGGCAATGGATATCTGGCATACCTGCGAACCGTTGAAAATCGGTGATGAAGGTTGGGTCGGCAGACTCGTCCGTGAACTCGATCCGCAGAGCCATAACGTCTTAACAGGTGTCAGTTTCGGACAAGGACTTCCGCGCGCCTGTGCGCTCTCTGGGATTCCGGTCACCTCTGTTGGTGATTTGGATAACTACGGATTGATGACCAGCATTGGCGATGAAGCACACCGGACAAAAGCACTTGAGATATTCAAAGGGATGTACAGTAGCACGGTTGGCACTGGTATCGTGATGGACTACCTCAGCCAAACCGGATTAGATGTAATTAAAGGTGCTGATGAACTCAAGAAGGCACCGGCACTGTATAAATCCGAAGTGGAATATCCACAAAGTTCGATCGCAAAGAGCCTACGGGATGTCGCACGGGTCCACCTCGCCAATCTCGGTACACGCGTTTTCTACACGCAGCACGGCGGTTACGATAACCACGCCAACGAGGTCCCGACGCACCCACGACTACTGACAGAACTCACGGAAGCCATTCAAGCGTTCTTCACGGATCTACGGGCACAGAACGCCTCCGAGGAGATCGTTATGTACGTCTTCACGGAATTCGGCAGACGTATCCGAGATAACGCCAGCGGCACTGACCATGGCACCGGCGGTGGTGCGTTCATCATCGGTGATAAGGTGAAGGGCGGACTCTACTCGGAATATCCGTCTCTCGATCCGTCCCGTTGGGTACACGGCGAGGACCTGGAGCACACTATCGACTTCCGGGGTATTTACGGAACGCTCCTTGAGCAGTGGATGGGTGTGGACCCGACGCATATTGTCGGTGGGAATTTTGAACAGATTCATCCGTTTTCAGTGTAG
- a CDS encoding DUF1800 domain-containing protein translates to MSTNDVALMAHLMRRAGFGTTRTELEAYVEKGYENVVDDLVHPERGTSIDEDILERYFGGEGAYVGIWIYRMLNSRCPLQEKMALFWHHVFATGLGKNQHILASSNQIDMLRRVGMGKMRDILLELSKDPAMIFWLDNNENRKGEPNENYGRELLELFSLGVGNYSEDDIKSCALAFTGWTFGQPIPLYPHGYYTPPFLFDEAEHDDCEKTFLGHTGNLNGEDIIDIIVEQPACARFVSRHLYNFFVADEPQVPSWNVTPPQDPDAIETLADAFMASDGHISHVLGVLFNSDFFKEAQFKKVKSPTELVMGIVKLVGTFQGPQPGMGQYANATQLMGQKLMDPPTVEGWHTGKEWIDGGLLTARVNFAVSEVSDASKPGIQDIITRLKNNGGSLSPEAFVNKCLEFTGPLTIGDTTREYLTQFAEVDGELNLGDDDAAEENAARVVSMLQLIVASREYQLG, encoded by the coding sequence ATGTCAACGAACGATGTTGCGTTAATGGCGCACCTCATGCGCCGCGCAGGGTTTGGAACAACCCGCACCGAACTGGAAGCCTACGTCGAAAAAGGCTACGAGAACGTTGTTGACGATCTCGTCCATCCTGAACGCGGGACCTCCATTGATGAAGATATTTTAGAACGCTACTTCGGCGGTGAAGGGGCTTATGTCGGCATTTGGATCTATCGGATGCTGAATAGTAGATGTCCGCTTCAAGAGAAGATGGCGCTCTTCTGGCACCATGTCTTTGCAACGGGGTTAGGCAAGAATCAACATATCCTCGCGTCCTCAAACCAGATTGATATGCTTCGGCGTGTCGGTATGGGCAAGATGCGGGACATTCTCCTCGAACTCTCCAAAGATCCAGCGATGATCTTCTGGCTCGACAATAACGAAAATCGCAAGGGTGAACCCAACGAAAATTACGGGAGGGAACTCCTCGAACTTTTCTCATTAGGGGTAGGCAACTACAGTGAAGACGACATAAAGAGCTGTGCGCTCGCTTTTACAGGTTGGACATTCGGGCAGCCGATTCCATTGTATCCGCACGGTTACTACACACCACCTTTTTTGTTCGATGAAGCGGAACACGACGACTGCGAGAAAACCTTCCTCGGGCATACTGGAAACCTCAACGGTGAGGACATCATTGACATCATCGTCGAGCAACCCGCGTGTGCCAGATTCGTCTCCAGACACCTCTATAATTTCTTTGTCGCAGATGAGCCACAGGTGCCGTCGTGGAACGTGACGCCGCCGCAGGATCCAGATGCGATTGAGACACTCGCAGACGCATTCATGGCATCCGATGGGCATATCTCTCACGTCCTCGGTGTCCTTTTCAATTCCGACTTCTTCAAAGAAGCCCAATTCAAGAAGGTCAAAAGTCCGACGGAACTTGTCATGGGGATCGTGAAACTGGTGGGTACCTTCCAGGGGCCGCAACCCGGAATGGGACAATATGCCAATGCCACGCAATTGATGGGACAGAAACTCATGGATCCACCGACCGTAGAAGGCTGGCATACCGGTAAAGAGTGGATCGATGGTGGTCTGCTGACCGCTCGCGTCAACTTTGCGGTTAGTGAAGTCAGCGACGCATCGAAACCCGGAATTCAGGACATCATCACACGCCTGAAAAACAACGGGGGTTCACTCTCGCCCGAAGCGTTTGTGAACAAATGCCTTGAATTCACAGGACCGCTGACGATAGGGGATACCACTCGTGAGTATCTCACCCAATTTGCGGAAGTGGACGGTGAACTCAACCTCGGAGATGATGACGCTGCGGAGGAGAACGCAGCGCGAGTCGTGAGTATGCTCCAGTTAATCGTGGCTTCAAGAGAGTATCAACTTGGCTAA
- a CDS encoding LamG domain-containing protein, producing the protein MIHRHILTCFFLLTLIPLSAKAFPPASPAGGNYLTLDGMDDYAVLDFKTFGVLLPKGTEEFTVEAWVYPTTPPAGNIYAMILSQQVEMQVGNDNGERDHLKQHINWQTGDLFLFIKTHIMVGGIHPATKGRVVALSPNRWHHIAYQSDGRAQANIVNDFAMVREWPIGWPIAHDLSHFEHPKDFTLGGFGEKIKLPHGDHFRGPFAGYIDEVRISTVARYDVSKDGFTPSHKFKKDRHTLALWHFDEPGGRRNFSDASGNKHHLVGEGGARTSIPLAVEPHGKLTTTWGRLKQ; encoded by the coding sequence ATGATACACCGACATATCCTGACCTGCTTCTTTTTGCTTACACTAATTCCGCTAAGTGCCAAAGCATTTCCACCCGCTTCACCCGCCGGAGGCAACTATCTAACCCTTGATGGCATGGACGACTACGCCGTTTTGGACTTTAAGACCTTCGGTGTCCTCTTGCCGAAAGGCACAGAGGAATTCACTGTGGAAGCCTGGGTCTATCCGACTACACCGCCTGCCGGGAATATATATGCCATGATTCTCAGCCAACAGGTGGAGATGCAAGTCGGCAACGATAACGGGGAACGAGATCACTTGAAACAACATATCAATTGGCAGACGGGTGATTTATTCCTATTCATTAAAACGCATATTATGGTTGGAGGAATTCACCCCGCTACGAAAGGGAGGGTAGTAGCACTTTCCCCGAACCGGTGGCATCACATCGCATATCAGTCAGATGGAAGAGCGCAAGCAAACATTGTTAACGATTTCGCGATGGTAAGGGAATGGCCGATAGGATGGCCGATCGCACACGATCTCTCACACTTCGAGCATCCAAAGGATTTTACACTTGGCGGGTTTGGAGAGAAAATTAAGTTGCCTCACGGTGATCACTTTCGGGGACCCTTTGCGGGATATATTGATGAGGTCCGCATCTCGACGGTGGCTCGTTATGATGTCAGCAAAGACGGATTTACGCCAAGTCATAAATTCAAAAAAGACCGGCACACACTCGCGTTGTGGCATTTTGATGAACCGGGTGGAAGACGGAACTTCTCAGATGCATCGGGCAATAAACATCATTTGGTCGGCGAAGGTGGAGCGAGGACCAGCATTCCACTCGCAGTCGAACCGCACGGAAAACTCACCACAACATGGGGACGACTCAAGCAATGA
- a CDS encoding LamG domain-containing protein has product MGHRQILICFFLLTLVPLSAKAFPPASPAGGNYLVLDGVDDYAVLDFKTFGVLLPKGIDEFTVEAWVYPTTPLDKDTYAAVLSQQVQINVVNGDQEGWEDDKKRIDWQKGDLILMLRAHLDIGGGGAVTPFRPVALPPNQWHHIAYQAKGRETATIVNDFVHILPQSTTLAHDLSEFKRPKDFTLGGFGKKIEFHPGYFWGSFAGYIDEVRISTTARYNVGKDGFTPRNKFKKDKETLALWHFDEPGGRQIFSDASGNSHHLVGENGARTSIPLAVEVKGKLATTWGRLKQ; this is encoded by the coding sequence ATGGGACACCGACAAATTCTGATATGCTTCTTTTTACTCACATTAGTTCCGCTGAGTGCTAAAGCCTTTCCACCCGCTTCACCGGCAGGTGGAAACTATTTAGTTCTCGATGGCGTGGACGACTACGCCGTTTTAGACTTTAAAACCTTTGGTGTCCTCTTGCCGAAAGGCATAGACGAATTCACCGTTGAAGCGTGGGTCTATCCGACCACGCCGCTTGACAAGGATACCTACGCAGCAGTTCTTAGCCAACAGGTGCAGATAAATGTCGTAAATGGTGATCAAGAGGGATGGGAAGACGACAAGAAGCGTATTGATTGGCAAAAGGGAGATTTAATTTTAATGCTTCGAGCGCACCTTGATATTGGGGGAGGGGGCGCTGTGACACCGTTCCGTCCGGTAGCACTCCCCCCGAACCAATGGCATCACATCGCTTATCAGGCGAAAGGAAGAGAGACAGCAACTATCGTTAACGATTTTGTACACATCTTACCGCAAAGCACAACGCTCGCACATGATCTCTCAGAATTCAAGCGTCCAAAGGATTTTACACTTGGCGGATTTGGAAAGAAAATTGAGTTTCATCCCGGTTACTTTTGGGGTTCTTTTGCAGGATATATTGATGAAGTTCGCATCTCAACGACTGCTCGTTACAATGTGGGCAAAGACGGGTTTACGCCGCGTAATAAATTTAAAAAAGACAAGGAGACACTCGCGTTGTGGCATTTTGATGAACCCGGTGGAAGACAGATATTCTCAGACGCATCGGGCAATTCACATCATCTGGTGGGTGAAAATGGGGCGAGGACCAGCATTCCACTCGCAGTCGAAGTCAAAGGCAAACTCGCGACGACATGGGGACGACTCAAGCAATGA
- a CDS encoding sigma-70 family RNA polymerase sigma factor has translation MVTDDVQLIRRILSDDDEAFSILVQKYQKSVHALVWRKVNDFHYAEEITQDTFLQAYKKLSTLKNPNQFAGWLYVIANRLCINWLQRHKPAMQSLEDTPMEEIEESAYNHYAAEQREAEGTKYRYEIVQKLLSKLPESERTVVTLYYLGEMTAKEISKFLGVSVNTITSRLRRARERLQKDQERLVQEVLGGVQLSSNLTENIMRQIADVKPIPPPVAKPLLPWGAFGIATLLVALLLGATGQYLVRFQRPYSFDAVSEPTIEIIDTFIVLDVDSKPDLRNQVGRATSADKNVGAGLQASETRTVSDTQGNSLRFSTAQWTQKADMPTVRANFATAVVDGEIFAIGGQIRAETDEFGELALSKVEMYDPETDTWERKADMPTARSAASTSVVDGKIYAIGGEEVEKIKVYKGWVNKIKNLPTVEMYDPSTDTWTQKADMPTARSYFSTSVMDGKIYAIGGTSIFNEQYRLETVEVYDPSTDIWTKARDMNQARSCAALSVVNGEIYAMGGWGLSKIQDQPDPILSSVEVFNLKMNQWQERTGMVAPKTSHTSSVIDGKIYVMGGYFREGEEYKTLSTIEIYDPATDHWTQEPDMLIGRSGHTTEVIEGQIYIFGGGQ, from the coding sequence ATGGTAACAGACGATGTTCAACTCATTCGTAGAATTTTGTCAGACGATGACGAGGCGTTTAGCATCTTGGTCCAAAAGTACCAAAAGAGTGTTCATGCGCTTGTGTGGCGGAAAGTTAACGACTTTCACTATGCCGAGGAAATTACGCAAGATACCTTCCTGCAAGCATACAAGAAACTCTCGACCCTCAAAAATCCCAACCAATTTGCCGGGTGGCTCTATGTCATTGCGAATCGGCTTTGCATTAATTGGCTCCAACGCCACAAACCTGCGATGCAATCGTTGGAGGACACACCTATGGAAGAAATAGAGGAATCCGCTTACAATCACTACGCCGCGGAACAGCGTGAAGCCGAAGGTACCAAATATCGCTATGAAATCGTCCAAAAACTCCTGTCTAAACTACCGGAGAGTGAACGCACAGTCGTGACCCTCTACTACCTCGGTGAAATGACGGCGAAGGAGATTAGCAAATTCTTAGGTGTCTCGGTAAACACGATTACCAGTCGACTGCGGCGGGCACGAGAGCGTTTGCAGAAGGACCAAGAACGCTTGGTTCAAGAAGTGCTCGGCGGCGTGCAGTTATCCAGCAACCTTACCGAAAACATCATGCGACAAATCGCCGACGTGAAACCGATACCGCCACCGGTTGCAAAACCCCTGCTCCCGTGGGGTGCTTTCGGTATCGCGACGCTTCTGGTTGCTTTGCTGTTAGGGGCGACCGGTCAATACCTCGTCCGCTTCCAGAGACCCTACAGTTTCGATGCGGTTTCCGAACCCACGATTGAAATTATTGACACTTTCATCGTTCTCGATGTCGATTCAAAACCCGACCTACGAAACCAAGTCGGACGCGCGACTTCCGCCGATAAAAACGTCGGGGCAGGACTGCAGGCTTCCGAGACGCGCACGGTATCCGATACACAAGGAAATTCTCTTAGATTTTCTACAGCACAGTGGACGCAGAAAGCGGACATGCCAACAGTCCGGGCTAACTTTGCTACCGCAGTTGTGGATGGAGAAATATTCGCAATAGGGGGCCAAATTCGGGCCGAAACGGACGAATTTGGGGAATTGGCTCTTTCAAAGGTAGAAATGTACGACCCAGAAACCGATACATGGGAACGAAAGGCGGATATGCCGACAGCTCGGTCTGCTGCATCTACCTCGGTTGTGGATGGGAAAATCTATGCCATTGGTGGAGAAGAAGTAGAGAAAATTAAGGTCTATAAGGGTTGGGTGAACAAGATTAAAAATCTGCCAACCGTAGAAATGTATGATCCGTCGACGGACACGTGGACGCAGAAAGCAGATATGCCGACAGCTCGGTCTTACTTTTCTACCTCGGTTATGGATGGGAAAATCTATGCCATTGGTGGCACATCAATTTTTAATGAACAGTACCGGTTGGAAACTGTGGAGGTATATGATCCGTCAACGGATATATGGACAAAAGCCAGAGATATGAACCAAGCACGTTCTTGTGCCGCGCTCAGTGTTGTGAATGGAGAAATTTATGCTATGGGTGGATGGGGATTGTCCAAGATTCAGGACCAGCCAGATCCGATTCTTTCCAGTGTTGAAGTTTTCAATCTAAAAATGAATCAATGGCAGGAAAGAACAGGGATGGTCGCCCCGAAAACGAGTCACACATCGAGTGTAATCGATGGCAAAATCTATGTCATGGGGGGTTACTTTCGAGAAGGTGAGGAATATAAGACCCTCTCAACGATTGAAATCTACGATCCCGCAACCGACCATTGGACCCAAGAGCCGGACATGCTGATTGGAAGATCCGGACATACGACTGAAGTCATAGAGGGGCAAATTTATATTTTCGGGGGGGGACAGTAA
- a CDS encoding tetratricopeptide repeat protein has product MKLSHKTLVLVGCLALGFLLSDSQGLVLQDTLIDESATSLNRHRQTVRIGKAATVILIVNAVDGTIGNGSGFFIQPDLIVTNIHVLAGIRGESYTWEIRAVNQPTQYTITGVVASDPEHDLVILKVEGKATEVLQLGDSDTVKLGEKVIAVGTHGSIHKDALGKVIEGTVSRITDDFFRVKTTLLPGYSGGPVLNSNGKVIGICAEGGESKSSGSVIPSSHLSALLKNKSEQEKSSEEWREEPMIRAYALANRGDAEKVLGSTKDAIAAYDAAIRLMPDFATAYAKRGSAKYNLGDYKGSIKDHNAAIGMGLDYAAAYVNRGVAKRNLRDYKGAIQDYNTAIRLDPEHVEAYINRGNAKSDLGNYETAIEDYSTAIRLKPKGIMLPLAYVRRASAKSDAGDNKGTVTDYDEAVRLKPSNLGILTIAYLNRGRAKFDLGDTKRAIEDYNEVIRLKPKNAVLARAYVHRANAKSKLNDNQGAIKDHDKAVRLVPEDIDFVAHVYGRRAAVKLKLTDNKGAIEDCDAAILLDPGLAEVYKTRGEARSNLGNHSGATEDYDAAVQLRPDYAEAYYKRGCAKVEIGNALEAKVDLRTALKLAKWESDQALKAGIEEKLRLLK; this is encoded by the coding sequence ATGAAATTGTCTCACAAAACGTTAGTGTTAGTCGGATGCTTAGCACTCGGTTTCCTGTTGTCCGATTCTCAAGGGCTTGTACTGCAGGACACGCTGATCGACGAAAGCGCTACATCGTTGAACCGTCATCGACAAACTGTGCGAATCGGAAAAGCCGCTACGGTGATCCTAATTGTTAACGCCGTTGATGGGACAATCGGCAATGGCAGCGGTTTCTTCATTCAACCGGATCTGATTGTCACCAATATCCATGTCCTCGCTGGTATTCGTGGTGAGTCCTATACTTGGGAGATAAGAGCGGTTAACCAACCGACGCAATATACGATCACAGGTGTTGTGGCGAGCGATCCGGAGCATGATCTGGTTATCTTAAAGGTCGAAGGTAAAGCAACAGAGGTTCTCCAACTTGGGGATAGTGATACAGTAAAACTTGGCGAAAAGGTTATCGCCGTAGGCACCCACGGAAGCATCCATAAGGATGCCCTGGGTAAAGTCATAGAAGGCACAGTAAGCCGGATCACCGACGATTTCTTCCGCGTGAAAACCACACTCCTTCCCGGATACAGTGGCGGTCCGGTTCTGAATAGCAACGGAAAAGTGATAGGGATTTGTGCGGAGGGAGGCGAAAGTAAGAGTTCAGGATCTGTTATCCCTTCAAGTCATCTCAGCGCATTGCTTAAAAATAAATCTGAGCAAGAAAAATCTTCCGAAGAATGGCGAGAGGAACCTATGATACGTGCCTATGCGCTCGCCAATCGAGGCGATGCAGAGAAGGTCCTGGGAAGTACTAAGGATGCCATTGCGGCTTACGACGCGGCTATACGCCTAATGCCGGATTTTGCGACTGCTTATGCCAAACGCGGATCCGCAAAATATAATTTAGGAGACTATAAGGGGTCTATCAAAGACCACAACGCAGCCATTGGCATGGGACTCGATTATGCGGCTGCCTACGTAAATCGTGGTGTTGCAAAAAGGAACTTGCGAGACTATAAAGGTGCCATCCAAGACTATAATACCGCAATTCGCCTTGATCCGGAGCATGTTGAAGCTTATATTAACCGCGGAAATGCAAAGTCGGATTTGGGAAATTATGAAACGGCGATTGAAGACTACAGTACGGCAATTCGTCTAAAACCGAAAGGCATTATGCTTCCGCTCGCCTATGTTAGACGAGCCAGCGCGAAATCAGACGCAGGGGACAATAAAGGAACTGTCACAGATTATGACGAAGCGGTCCGCCTGAAGCCAAGCAACCTTGGTATCCTTACCATCGCCTATCTCAACCGCGGACGCGCAAAGTTTGATTTAGGAGACACGAAGCGGGCCATTGAAGACTACAATGAAGTTATTCGTCTAAAACCAAAGAATGCGGTTCTCGCTAGGGCATACGTCCATCGTGCTAACGCAAAGTCTAAATTGAACGACAATCAGGGTGCCATCAAAGATCACGATAAAGCGGTCCGTCTTGTCCCAGAGGACATTGACTTTGTCGCACATGTCTACGGCAGGCGAGCCGCTGTGAAATTGAAACTAACTGACAACAAGGGCGCGATTGAAGATTGTGACGCGGCGATCCTGCTTGACCCTGGTCTCGCTGAAGTTTACAAAACCCGAGGCGAGGCAAGATCGAACTTGGGGAATCATAGTGGTGCTACCGAGGACTATGATGCAGCAGTTCAGCTCAGACCTGATTATGCCGAAGCCTACTATAAACGCGGGTGTGCAAAGGTTGAAATAGGGAACGCCTTGGAAGCAAAGGTGGATCTCCGAACCGCGTTGAAACTTGCGAAGTGGGAGAGCGATCAAGCTCTCAAGGCGGGCATTGAGGAAAAACTTCGTCTTTTGAAATGA